A DNA window from Linepithema humile isolate Giens D197 chromosome 6, Lhum_UNIL_v1.0, whole genome shotgun sequence contains the following coding sequences:
- the l(1)G0196 gene encoding inositol hexakisphosphate and diphosphoinositol-pentakisphosphate kinase 2 isoform X13, with protein MFYIGDINTVQSSIIPSIYRSKRAGIYLIIRQIIRARMPELPEGCTQDDAYSGSDAEGEGKQVLVGICAMAKKSQSKPMKEILTRLEEFEYIKIVVFPEEVILKESVENWPIVDCLISFHSKGFPLDKAINYANLRNPFIINNLPMQYDIQDRRRVYAILESEGIEIPRYAVLDRDSLDPKQHELVESEDHVEVNGITFNKPFVEKPVSAEDHNIYIYYPTSAGGGSQRLFRKIGSRSSVYSPESRVRKSGSYIYEDFMPTDGTDVKVYTVGPDYAHAEARKSPALDGKVERDSEGKEIRYPVILNNAEKLISRKVCLAFKQTVCGFDLLRANGQSFVCDVNGFSFVKNSNKYYDDCAKILGNMILRELAPTLHIPWSVPFQLDDPPIVPTTFGKMMELRCVVAVIRHGDRTPKQKMKVEVRHPKFFEIFSKYDGYKHGHVKLKRPKQLQEILDTARSLLAEIQHRAAGPELEEKQGKLEQLKSVLEMYGHFSGINRKVQLKYQPRGRPRGSSSDDGSDLNRLGEPSLVLILKWGGELTPAGRIQAEELGRIFRCMYPGGQGRHLSEEETEMLPSHGEYAGAQGLGLLRLHSTFRHDLKIYASDEGRVQMTAAAFAKGLLALEGELTPILVQMVKSANTNGLLDNDCDSSKYQNMVKTRLHELLQQDREFTREDREQINPGNALSINAALDFVKNPVRCCQHVHSLIQKLLDIVRIKKEDPKTKDTILYHGETWELMGRRWGKIEKDFCTKNKRFDISKIPDIYDCIKYDLQHNNHTLQFEHAEELYTYAKSLADIVIPQEYGLTVQEKLTIGQGICTPLLKKIRADLQRNIEESEETVNRLNPRYSHGVSSPGRHVRTRLYFTSESHVHSLLTVLRYGGLLDVVKDEQWRRAMEYVSMVSELNYMSQIVVMLYEDPTKDPSSEERFHVELHFSPGVNCCVQKNLPPGPGFRPHSRNESSHNMGESGGSGQDTSSQCSTRIEEEDAELGIMEDEIVNPAAQADTPPPLVESDAVDSMLDSPTTSRAIDMMDLDPNMMDEPYDSGFLQSSAPIPISARTVAGHEAARLSSQLAASQRQRRSRETGGTIVEPRARSYDHQRQEKSEKAADKLQYQSLDAVNKEAAEPTPRKCRDDRRMCTCPRKPVALSQSYSSPELPVSSNESFASTCTARDGRQPSPAAITSSSLHVSSSSSGSRTVTEYRWRPCHDRKYERSFSEVTLLRPVQICDTRPRIIQPDPACTARRHRHSISGQMSYFKLLGYNVSKKLTGSANSLFSTAVISGSSSAPNLKDMVPPHASAVAAIEGFGGVPPIRPLETLHNALSLRQLDSFLDMMTTAPLYRTPASSPPKSSPAGSTHESLNPSLGHAGISREYHSSDTEAVRYRKKLHKARPYIMPTPIQYKPLGEAEACDTRNLPSPTSPNSTGWSSEPQSFLSSEPSSPAPTSTGECSMSISLISNDGAQLFNTARKYSPTPCLDVDFNEFCMRLDENRESRGSVSYTDYYSNEDGQIRKLAQLPQVIQSGAGSAQTKLVCGDDLPCDNIDDDEDHTLTLKQSEEQKKQDVKSIFEQRDDVNPAKLSSSYKKIGRFRVESTDVSRGDVRFKETDNNASDRAKPPTPQKSDASTGKSTAEKARKDFKKGGSPHTSQKRKNFSRSQSVTTPKPVAPKVEQNFSYSRQSSFSTMSDADLEDWKLSTLDSTASHSPSQQKEPILTVASSLTDSSNITVGFDVKEEETK; from the exons ATGTTCTACATAGGAGATATAAATACGGTGCAATCGTCTATTATTCCTTCAATCTATCGTTCGAAAAGA GCAGGGATTTATCTCATTATAAGACAAATTATTCGAGCACGAATG CCTGAATTGCCAGAAGGTTGCACCCAAGATGATGCTTACAGCGGTAGCGATGCGGAAGGAGAAGGAAAGCAAGTCCTGGTCGGGATATGCGCAATGGCGAAGAAATCGCAGAGTAAGCCGATGAAAGAGATTTTAACGAGGCTCGAGGAATTCGAGTATATCAAAATTGTTGTGTTTCCGGAAGAAGTGATATTGAAg GAGTCTGTTGAAAATTGGCCTATAGTCGATTGCTTGATAAGTTTCCACAGTAAAGGCTTCCCTCTTGATAAAGCTATAAATTACGCGAACTTACGTAATCCGTTTATCATTAACAATCTTCCGATGCAGTATGACATCCAG GACCGGCGAAGAGTTTACGCCATACTGGAGAGCGAGGGTATCGAAATTCCACGGTATGCCGTACTTGACAGAGATTCACTGGACCCAAAAC AGCACGAACTGGTGGAATCGGAGGATCACGTGGAGGTGAACGGTATTACTTTCAACAAGCCATTCGTGGAGAAACCAGTATCGGCTGAAGATCacaacatttacatttattatccTACCTCGGCTGGAGGCGGTAGTCAGAGATTATTTAGAAAg ATAGGTAGTCGTAGTAGCGTATATTCGCCGGAATCTCGCGTCCGCAAGAGTGGTTCTTATATCTACGAAGATTTTATGCCCACCGATGGCACCGACGTTAAAGTTTACACCGTGGGACCTGATTACGCACACGCCGAAGCGAGAAAGAGCCCGGCACTCGACGGCAAAGTCGAGAGAGACTCAGAGGGCAAGGAGATACGTTATCCGGTGATACTGAACAATGCCGAGAAACTTATTAGCAGAAAAGTGTGTTTGGCTTTCAAGCAAACGGTGTGCGGTTTCGATTTGCTGAG agcGAACGGTCAGTCGTTCGTGTGCGACGTGAATGGATTTAGTTTTGTAAAAAACTCGAATAAGTATTACGATGACTGTGCCAAGATTTTGGGGAATATGATACTGAGGGAATTGGCACCCACATTACACATTCCGTGGAGCGTTCCCTTTCAGTTGGACGATCCTCCCATTGTGCCAACTACATTTGGCAAAAT gATGGAGCTGCGCTGCGTTGTGGCGGTTATCAGACACGGCGACAGAACGCCAAAGCAGAAAATGAAGGTGGAAGTGCGTCATCCCAA atttttcgagatattctCAAAGTACGACGGCTACAAGCACGGCCATGTGAAACTGAAGCGACCCAAGCAACTGCAAGAGATTCTCGATACAGCACGTAGTTTATTAGCCGAGATACAGCATCGCGCAGCGGGACCCGAGTTGGAAGAAAAGCAGGGAAAGCTGGAGCAGCTGAAGAGTGTTTTGGAAAT GTACGGACATTTTTCTGGAATAAATCGCAAGGTGCAGTTGAAGTATCAACCGCGGGGGCGACCGCGAGGAAGTTCTTCCGACGACGGTAGCGATCTTA aTCGACTTGGGGAACCATCTCTCGTCCTGATACTGAAGTGGGGCGGGGAATTGACGCCAGCTGGACGTATTCAAGCGGAAGAACTGGGACGCATATTCCGCTGCATGTACCCCGGTGGTCAAGGTAGACACCTTAGTG AGGAAGAAACAGAGATGTTACCAAGCCACG GTGAATACGCAGGTGCGCAAGGACTGGGTTTGTTACGTCTGCATTCCACATTTCGCCATGATTTGAAGATCTATGCTAGCGACGAGGGGCGCGTTCAGATGACCGCGGCGGCCTTCGCGAAAGGATTACTCGCGCTGGAGGGCGAGCTGACGCCTATTCTGGTGCAAATGGTGAAAAGTGCGAACACCAACGGCCTTCTGGACAACGACTGCGACAGCAGCAAGTATCAGAACAT GGTGAAAACACGTCTGCACGAGTTGCTACAACAGGACAGGGAGTTCACTCGCGAGGATCGGGAACAAATCAATCCAGGAAACGCATTGAGCATCAATGCGGCTTTAGACTTCGTCAAGAATCCGGTCCGGTGCTGCCAGCACGTTCACAGTCTCATCCAGAAACTTCTGGACATCGTGCGCATTAAGAAAGAAGATCCGAAGACGAAGGACACGATACTTTACCACGGCGAAACGTGGGAGCTAATGGGACGCCGCTGGGGGAAGATAGAGAAGGATTTCTGCACGAAGAACAAGCGCTTCGACATCTCGAAAATTCCCGACATTTACGATTGCATAAAGTATGACTTGCAGCACAATAATCATACGTTGCAATTTGAACACGCGGAAGAATTGTACACGTATGCTAAATCTTTGGCGGATATAGTAATTCCTcag GAATATGGTTTAACGGTTCAAGAGAAATTAACTATCGGGCAAGGTATTTGCACACCTTTGCTAAAGAAGATACGAGCTGATCTGCAACGAAATATCGAGGAATCTGAAGAGACCGTTAACAGGCTTAATCCTAG GTATTCCCACGGTGTTTCGAGCCCTGGGCGCCATGTGCGTACGAGATTATATTTCACAAGTGAGAGCCACGTACATTCCTTGCTTACTGTGTTGCGTTATGGCGGCTTACTTGAT GTGGTGAAAGACGAGCAGTGGCGACGCGCGATGGAATACGTCAGTATGGTCTCCGAGTTGAATTACATGTCGCAAATCGTCGTTATGCTGTACGAGGACCCGACCAAGGATCCAAGCAGCGAGGAACGTTTCCACGTCGAGTTACACTTCAGTCCCGGCGTCAACTGCTGCGTGCAAAAGAATCTGCCGCCTGGCCCCGGATTCAGGCCACATTCGCGGAATGAGAGCAGCCATAACATG GGGGAGAGTGGTGGTTCTGGTCAGGATACCAGTTCGCAATGCAGCACTCGGATAGAAGAGGAAGATGCGGAATTGGGAATTATGGAGGATGAAATTGTAAATCCCGCGGCACAAGCT gacACACCTCCACCATTAGTTGAATCCGACGCCGTGGACTCAATGCTGGACAGTCCGACGACCAGTCGCGCAATTGACATGATGGATCTGGATCCGAATATGATGGACGAACCATATGACAGCGGATTTTTACAGAGCTCAGCGCCGATTCCTATTAG TGCTAGAACCGTGGCTGGACACGAAGCCGCCAGGCTCAGCAGTCAATTGGCAGCGAGTCAACGGCAACGGCGAAGCAGAGAGACGGGTGGAACCATCGTGgaaccgcgcgcgcgaagcTACGATCATCAGCGGCAAGAAAAGTCCGAGAAAG CTGCGGACAAGCTGCAGTATCAGAGCTTGGACGCGGTCAACAAAGAAG CTGCGGAGCCGACTCCGAGGAAATGCCGTGACGACCGGCGGATGTGCACGTGTCCGAGAAAACCGGTGGCGCTATCGCAATCGTACAGCTCGCCGGAGCTGCCGGTTTCGTCGAACGAGAGCTTCGCTTCCACGTGCACTGCGCGCGACGGTAGACAGCCATCACCCGCGGCAATCACCTCTAGCTCGCTGCACGTTTCGTCGTCCTCTAGCGGCTCGCGGACTGTCACCGAGTACAGGTGGCGACCGTGCCACGACAGAAAGTACGAACGCTCGTTCTCCGAAGTGACCTTGCTCAGACCCGTCCAGATCTGCG ACACGCGACCTCGGATCATTCAACCTGATCCTGCCTGCACAGCAAGGCGCCACCGTCACAGTATCTCCGGACAGATGAGTTATTTCAAGCTGTTGGGCTACAATGTCAGCAAGAAGCTCACCGGCTCGGCCAACAGCCTGTTCAGCACTGCCGTAATAAGTGGCTCCTCGAGCGCGCCGAATCTCAAAGACATGGTGCCGCCGCACGCATCGGCGGTCGCCG CGATTGAAGGCTTTGGCGGGGTGCCGCCCATCAGACCCCTGGAGACCCTGCACAACGCGTTGTCGCTACGCCAGCTGGACTCGTTTCTGGATATGATGACCACCGCGCCGCTTTACCGCACTCCGGCCTCGTCGCCGCCCAAGTCGTCGCCGGCCGGGTCGACGCACGAGTCGCTCAATCCGTCCCTCGGCCACGCCGGGATCAGTCGCGAGTACCACTCTTCCGACACGGAAGCTGTCAGGTACCGTAAGAAATTACATAAAGCACGCCC GTACATCATGCCGACTCCGATACAGTACAAGCCTCTAGGCGAAGCGGAAGCATGTGACACCAGGAATCTGCCGTCGCCCACCAGTCCGAACA GCACAGGATGGAGCAGCGAGCCGCAGTCCTTCCTGTCTTCCGAGCCGTCGTCACCGGCGCCAACGTCGACGGGCGAATGCAGTATGTCTATAAGTTTAATCAGCAACGATGG TGCTCAACTGTTTAACACCGCGCGGAAATACTCCCCGACTCCTTGCCTGGACGTCGATTTTAACGAATTTTGTATGCGTCTCGATGAGAACCGCGAGAGTCGCGGCAGTGTTTCATATACGGATTATTACAGCAACGAGGATGGTCAGATACGTAAATTGGCGCAATTGCCGCAAGTGATACAGTCAGGTGCCGGTAGCGCGCAGACGAAGCTCGTGTGCGGCGACGATCTTCCGTGCGACAAtatcgacgacgacgaggatcACACGTTGACTCTGAAGCAGAGCGAGGAGCAAAAGAAGCAGGACGTTAAATCGATATTCGAGCAGAGGGACGACGTTAATCCCGCGAAACTCAGCAGCAGCTACAAGAAGATCGGACG TTTTCGTGTGGAAAGTACGGATGTATCGCGTGGCGATGTCAGATTCAAAGAGACCGACAACAACGCTTCCGACAGAGCGAAACCGCCCACGCCTCAGAAATCCGACGCTTCCACCGGGAAGTCCACCGCGGAAAAGGCGAGGAAGGACTTCAAAAAGGGCGGCAGTCCGCACACGTCTCAGAAGCGGAAGAATTTCTCGCGCTCGCAGAGCGTCACGACTCCCAAACCCGTCGCACCGAAAGTCGAGCAGAATTTCAGTTATTCGAGGCAGAGCTCATTTTCGACCATGTCTGATGCGGATCTGGAGGATTGGAAATTGAGCACACTGGATTCAACCGCGTCGCATTCGCCGAGCCAGCAAAAGGAACCTATATTAACTGTGGCCAGCAGTCTTACGGATAGCTCTAACATCACAGTCGGCTTCGATGTTAAAGAGgaggaaacaaaataa
- the l(1)G0196 gene encoding inositol hexakisphosphate and diphosphoinositol-pentakisphosphate kinase 2 isoform X16, with protein MSNLTRARNENCPADDKPRFLSCLKAYWPELPEGCTQDDAYSGSDAEGEGKQVLVGICAMAKKSQSKPMKEILTRLEEFEYIKIVVFPEEVILKESVENWPIVDCLISFHSKGFPLDKAINYANLRNPFIINNLPMQYDIQDRRRVYAILESEGIEIPRYAVLDRDSLDPKQHELVESEDHVEVNGITFNKPFVEKPVSAEDHNIYIYYPTSAGGGSQRLFRKIGSRSSVYSPESRVRKSGSYIYEDFMPTDGTDVKVYTVGPDYAHAEARKSPALDGKVERDSEGKEIRYPVILNNAEKLISRKVCLAFKQTVCGFDLLRANGQSFVCDVNGFSFVKNSNKYYDDCAKILGNMILRELAPTLHIPWSVPFQLDDPPIVPTTFGKMMELRCVVAVIRHGDRTPKQKMKVEVRHPKFFEIFSKYDGYKHGHVKLKRPKQLQEILDTARSLLAEIQHRAAGPELEEKQGKLEQLKSVLEMYGHFSGINRKVQLKYQPRGRPRGSSSDDGSDLNRLGEPSLVLILKWGGELTPAGRIQAEELGRIFRCMYPGGQGRHLSEEETEMLPSHGEYAGAQGLGLLRLHSTFRHDLKIYASDEGRVQMTAAAFAKGLLALEGELTPILVQMVKSANTNGLLDNDCDSSKYQNMVKTRLHELLQQDREFTREDREQINPGNALSINAALDFVKNPVRCCQHVHSLIQKLLDIVRIKKEDPKTKDTILYHGETWELMGRRWGKIEKDFCTKNKRFDISKIPDIYDCIKYDLQHNNHTLQFEHAEELYTYAKSLADIVIPQEYGLTVQEKLTIGQGICTPLLKKIRADLQRNIEESEETVNRLNPRYSHGVSSPGRHVRTRLYFTSESHVHSLLTVLRYGGLLDVVKDEQWRRAMEYVSMVSELNYMSQIVVMLYEDPTKDPSSEERFHVELHFSPGVNCCVQKNLPPGPGFRPHSRNESSHNMGESGGSGQDTSSQCSTRIEEEDAELGIMEDEIVNPAAQADTPPPLVESDAVDSMLDSPTTSRAIDMMDLDPNMMDEPYDSGFLQSSAPIPISARTVAGHEAARLSSQLAASQRQRRSRETGGTIVEPRARSYDHQRQEKSEKAADKLQYQSLDAVNKEAAEPTPRKCRDDRRMCTCPRKPVALSQSYSSPELPVSSNESFASTCTARDGRQPSPAAITSSSLHVSSSSSGSRTVTEYRWRPCHDRKYERSFSEVTLLRPVQICDTRPRIIQPDPACTARRHRHSISGQMSYFKLLGYNVSKKLTGSANSLFSTAVISGSSSAPNLKDMVPPHASAVAAIEGFGGVPPIRPLETLHNALSLRQLDSFLDMMTTAPLYRTPASSPPKSSPAGSTHESLNPSLGHAGISREYHSSDTEAVRYRKKLHKARPYIMPTPIQYKPLGEAEACDTRNLPSPTSPNSTGWSSEPQSFLSSEPSSPAPTSTGECSMSISLISNDGAQLFNTARKYSPTPCLDVDFNEFCMRLDENRESRGSVSYTDYYSNEDGQIRKLAQLPQVIQSGAGSAQTKLVCGDDLPCDNIDDDEDHTLTLKQSEEQKKQDVKSIFEQRDDVNPAKLSSSYKKIGRFRVESTDVSRGDVRFKETDNNASDRAKPPTPQKSDASTGKSTAEKARKDFKKGGSPHTSQKRKNFSRSQSVTTPKPVAPKVEQNFSYSRQSSFSTMSDADLEDWKLSTLDSTASHSPSQQKEPILTVASSLTDSSNITVGFDVKEEETK; from the exons ATGAGTAATCTTACGAGAGCTCGCAATGAAAATTGTCCTGCCGACGACAAGCCTAGATTTCTATCCTGCCTAAAGGCATACTGG CCTGAATTGCCAGAAGGTTGCACCCAAGATGATGCTTACAGCGGTAGCGATGCGGAAGGAGAAGGAAAGCAAGTCCTGGTCGGGATATGCGCAATGGCGAAGAAATCGCAGAGTAAGCCGATGAAAGAGATTTTAACGAGGCTCGAGGAATTCGAGTATATCAAAATTGTTGTGTTTCCGGAAGAAGTGATATTGAAg GAGTCTGTTGAAAATTGGCCTATAGTCGATTGCTTGATAAGTTTCCACAGTAAAGGCTTCCCTCTTGATAAAGCTATAAATTACGCGAACTTACGTAATCCGTTTATCATTAACAATCTTCCGATGCAGTATGACATCCAG GACCGGCGAAGAGTTTACGCCATACTGGAGAGCGAGGGTATCGAAATTCCACGGTATGCCGTACTTGACAGAGATTCACTGGACCCAAAAC AGCACGAACTGGTGGAATCGGAGGATCACGTGGAGGTGAACGGTATTACTTTCAACAAGCCATTCGTGGAGAAACCAGTATCGGCTGAAGATCacaacatttacatttattatccTACCTCGGCTGGAGGCGGTAGTCAGAGATTATTTAGAAAg ATAGGTAGTCGTAGTAGCGTATATTCGCCGGAATCTCGCGTCCGCAAGAGTGGTTCTTATATCTACGAAGATTTTATGCCCACCGATGGCACCGACGTTAAAGTTTACACCGTGGGACCTGATTACGCACACGCCGAAGCGAGAAAGAGCCCGGCACTCGACGGCAAAGTCGAGAGAGACTCAGAGGGCAAGGAGATACGTTATCCGGTGATACTGAACAATGCCGAGAAACTTATTAGCAGAAAAGTGTGTTTGGCTTTCAAGCAAACGGTGTGCGGTTTCGATTTGCTGAG agcGAACGGTCAGTCGTTCGTGTGCGACGTGAATGGATTTAGTTTTGTAAAAAACTCGAATAAGTATTACGATGACTGTGCCAAGATTTTGGGGAATATGATACTGAGGGAATTGGCACCCACATTACACATTCCGTGGAGCGTTCCCTTTCAGTTGGACGATCCTCCCATTGTGCCAACTACATTTGGCAAAAT gATGGAGCTGCGCTGCGTTGTGGCGGTTATCAGACACGGCGACAGAACGCCAAAGCAGAAAATGAAGGTGGAAGTGCGTCATCCCAA atttttcgagatattctCAAAGTACGACGGCTACAAGCACGGCCATGTGAAACTGAAGCGACCCAAGCAACTGCAAGAGATTCTCGATACAGCACGTAGTTTATTAGCCGAGATACAGCATCGCGCAGCGGGACCCGAGTTGGAAGAAAAGCAGGGAAAGCTGGAGCAGCTGAAGAGTGTTTTGGAAAT GTACGGACATTTTTCTGGAATAAATCGCAAGGTGCAGTTGAAGTATCAACCGCGGGGGCGACCGCGAGGAAGTTCTTCCGACGACGGTAGCGATCTTA aTCGACTTGGGGAACCATCTCTCGTCCTGATACTGAAGTGGGGCGGGGAATTGACGCCAGCTGGACGTATTCAAGCGGAAGAACTGGGACGCATATTCCGCTGCATGTACCCCGGTGGTCAAGGTAGACACCTTAGTG AGGAAGAAACAGAGATGTTACCAAGCCACG GTGAATACGCAGGTGCGCAAGGACTGGGTTTGTTACGTCTGCATTCCACATTTCGCCATGATTTGAAGATCTATGCTAGCGACGAGGGGCGCGTTCAGATGACCGCGGCGGCCTTCGCGAAAGGATTACTCGCGCTGGAGGGCGAGCTGACGCCTATTCTGGTGCAAATGGTGAAAAGTGCGAACACCAACGGCCTTCTGGACAACGACTGCGACAGCAGCAAGTATCAGAACAT GGTGAAAACACGTCTGCACGAGTTGCTACAACAGGACAGGGAGTTCACTCGCGAGGATCGGGAACAAATCAATCCAGGAAACGCATTGAGCATCAATGCGGCTTTAGACTTCGTCAAGAATCCGGTCCGGTGCTGCCAGCACGTTCACAGTCTCATCCAGAAACTTCTGGACATCGTGCGCATTAAGAAAGAAGATCCGAAGACGAAGGACACGATACTTTACCACGGCGAAACGTGGGAGCTAATGGGACGCCGCTGGGGGAAGATAGAGAAGGATTTCTGCACGAAGAACAAGCGCTTCGACATCTCGAAAATTCCCGACATTTACGATTGCATAAAGTATGACTTGCAGCACAATAATCATACGTTGCAATTTGAACACGCGGAAGAATTGTACACGTATGCTAAATCTTTGGCGGATATAGTAATTCCTcag GAATATGGTTTAACGGTTCAAGAGAAATTAACTATCGGGCAAGGTATTTGCACACCTTTGCTAAAGAAGATACGAGCTGATCTGCAACGAAATATCGAGGAATCTGAAGAGACCGTTAACAGGCTTAATCCTAG GTATTCCCACGGTGTTTCGAGCCCTGGGCGCCATGTGCGTACGAGATTATATTTCACAAGTGAGAGCCACGTACATTCCTTGCTTACTGTGTTGCGTTATGGCGGCTTACTTGAT GTGGTGAAAGACGAGCAGTGGCGACGCGCGATGGAATACGTCAGTATGGTCTCCGAGTTGAATTACATGTCGCAAATCGTCGTTATGCTGTACGAGGACCCGACCAAGGATCCAAGCAGCGAGGAACGTTTCCACGTCGAGTTACACTTCAGTCCCGGCGTCAACTGCTGCGTGCAAAAGAATCTGCCGCCTGGCCCCGGATTCAGGCCACATTCGCGGAATGAGAGCAGCCATAACATG GGGGAGAGTGGTGGTTCTGGTCAGGATACCAGTTCGCAATGCAGCACTCGGATAGAAGAGGAAGATGCGGAATTGGGAATTATGGAGGATGAAATTGTAAATCCCGCGGCACAAGCT gacACACCTCCACCATTAGTTGAATCCGACGCCGTGGACTCAATGCTGGACAGTCCGACGACCAGTCGCGCAATTGACATGATGGATCTGGATCCGAATATGATGGACGAACCATATGACAGCGGATTTTTACAGAGCTCAGCGCCGATTCCTATTAG TGCTAGAACCGTGGCTGGACACGAAGCCGCCAGGCTCAGCAGTCAATTGGCAGCGAGTCAACGGCAACGGCGAAGCAGAGAGACGGGTGGAACCATCGTGgaaccgcgcgcgcgaagcTACGATCATCAGCGGCAAGAAAAGTCCGAGAAAG CTGCGGACAAGCTGCAGTATCAGAGCTTGGACGCGGTCAACAAAGAAG CTGCGGAGCCGACTCCGAGGAAATGCCGTGACGACCGGCGGATGTGCACGTGTCCGAGAAAACCGGTGGCGCTATCGCAATCGTACAGCTCGCCGGAGCTGCCGGTTTCGTCGAACGAGAGCTTCGCTTCCACGTGCACTGCGCGCGACGGTAGACAGCCATCACCCGCGGCAATCACCTCTAGCTCGCTGCACGTTTCGTCGTCCTCTAGCGGCTCGCGGACTGTCACCGAGTACAGGTGGCGACCGTGCCACGACAGAAAGTACGAACGCTCGTTCTCCGAAGTGACCTTGCTCAGACCCGTCCAGATCTGCG ACACGCGACCTCGGATCATTCAACCTGATCCTGCCTGCACAGCAAGGCGCCACCGTCACAGTATCTCCGGACAGATGAGTTATTTCAAGCTGTTGGGCTACAATGTCAGCAAGAAGCTCACCGGCTCGGCCAACAGCCTGTTCAGCACTGCCGTAATAAGTGGCTCCTCGAGCGCGCCGAATCTCAAAGACATGGTGCCGCCGCACGCATCGGCGGTCGCCG CGATTGAAGGCTTTGGCGGGGTGCCGCCCATCAGACCCCTGGAGACCCTGCACAACGCGTTGTCGCTACGCCAGCTGGACTCGTTTCTGGATATGATGACCACCGCGCCGCTTTACCGCACTCCGGCCTCGTCGCCGCCCAAGTCGTCGCCGGCCGGGTCGACGCACGAGTCGCTCAATCCGTCCCTCGGCCACGCCGGGATCAGTCGCGAGTACCACTCTTCCGACACGGAAGCTGTCAGGTACCGTAAGAAATTACATAAAGCACGCCC GTACATCATGCCGACTCCGATACAGTACAAGCCTCTAGGCGAAGCGGAAGCATGTGACACCAGGAATCTGCCGTCGCCCACCAGTCCGAACA GCACAGGATGGAGCAGCGAGCCGCAGTCCTTCCTGTCTTCCGAGCCGTCGTCACCGGCGCCAACGTCGACGGGCGAATGCAGTATGTCTATAAGTTTAATCAGCAACGATGG TGCTCAACTGTTTAACACCGCGCGGAAATACTCCCCGACTCCTTGCCTGGACGTCGATTTTAACGAATTTTGTATGCGTCTCGATGAGAACCGCGAGAGTCGCGGCAGTGTTTCATATACGGATTATTACAGCAACGAGGATGGTCAGATACGTAAATTGGCGCAATTGCCGCAAGTGATACAGTCAGGTGCCGGTAGCGCGCAGACGAAGCTCGTGTGCGGCGACGATCTTCCGTGCGACAAtatcgacgacgacgaggatcACACGTTGACTCTGAAGCAGAGCGAGGAGCAAAAGAAGCAGGACGTTAAATCGATATTCGAGCAGAGGGACGACGTTAATCCCGCGAAACTCAGCAGCAGCTACAAGAAGATCGGACG TTTTCGTGTGGAAAGTACGGATGTATCGCGTGGCGATGTCAGATTCAAAGAGACCGACAACAACGCTTCCGACAGAGCGAAACCGCCCACGCCTCAGAAATCCGACGCTTCCACCGGGAAGTCCACCGCGGAAAAGGCGAGGAAGGACTTCAAAAAGGGCGGCAGTCCGCACACGTCTCAGAAGCGGAAGAATTTCTCGCGCTCGCAGAGCGTCACGACTCCCAAACCCGTCGCACCGAAAGTCGAGCAGAATTTCAGTTATTCGAGGCAGAGCTCATTTTCGACCATGTCTGATGCGGATCTGGAGGATTGGAAATTGAGCACACTGGATTCAACCGCGTCGCATTCGCCGAGCCAGCAAAAGGAACCTATATTAACTGTGGCCAGCAGTCTTACGGATAGCTCTAACATCACAGTCGGCTTCGATGTTAAAGAGgaggaaacaaaataa